The following are from one region of the Pygocentrus nattereri isolate fPygNat1 chromosome 20, fPygNat1.pri, whole genome shotgun sequence genome:
- the add2 gene encoding beta-adducin isoform X1 yields MSSSPTPKGTPVQHSPVDGECMMMEAVQSPQPSTPTSGSKKRVSSILQSPSFREELDVLIQEQMKKGGSSSSLWALRQIADFMATYGSPAALPVSPSTVTMVTPINDLHGYEPGSMVKGERLMRCKLASVHRLLDLYGWAQLTSANLTMRISKEQEHFLVLPDGLSYGEVTASSLVKVNILGEVVERGSTTLGVDLSAFSLHSAIYSARPDVRCLLHLHTPATAAVSAMKCGLLPLSHEALLVGEVAYYDYNGVMEEEEDRVDLQKSLGPTCKVLVLRNHGIVALGESVEEAFYTIYHIQSACQIQVSALCCAGGEQNLILLDRTAHRPNPTGTVGWAGSTFGPMHKSRLGEHEFEALMRTLDNLGYRTGYAYRFPVLLERSRTRREVEVPATVTSFSFEEEGKRSLSRVQPHAQKQQLEKTRWLNTPNTYQKVNQDQSSPGHRTTWLRTDEVTQSSGTAIKIENPNQFVPLFTNPQEVLETRNKIREQNRQDMKTAGPQSQLLASVITDNSPPSPEKVELPSTPEPEPPNPFNELTDQELEEYRKEVQRKQLGQDGGEEVLNDAGTPPAASPTKPPPSDGDTTDAVQNGKEEDEKQQEELEKGLKALTTNDTSESSPLAPPTAPPAKPPGTTPEGSPSKSPSKKKKKFKAPSFLKKSKKQKEKAET; encoded by the exons ATGAGCAGTTCTCCCACCCCAAAAGGGACCCCGGTCCAGCATAGCCCGGTGGATGGAGAGTGCATGATGATGGAGGCGGTTCAGTCCCCCCAGCCGTCCACCCCGACCAGCGGCTCCAAGAAACGAGTGTCCAGCATCCTGCAGAGCCCT TCGTTCCGTGAGGAGCTGGATGTGTTGATTCAGGAGCAGATGAAGAAAGGAGGGAGCTCCTCCagtctttgggccctcagacagaTAGCTGATTTTATGGCTACTTACGGCTCTCCTGCCGCCCTGCCTGTATCGCCGTCTA CAGTAACCATGGTAACCCCTATAAACGACCTCCATGGCTATGAGCCCGGCTCTATGGTGAAGGGTGAAAGACTGATGCGCTGTAAACTGGCCAGTGTCCACCGCCTGCTGGACCTGTATGGCTGGGCCCAGCTCACCAGCGCTAACCTCACG ATGCGTATCAGTAAAGAGCAGGAGCACTTCCTGGTCCTGCCGGATGGTCTGTCCTATGGGGAGGTCACTGCGTCCAGCCTG GTGAAGGTGAATATTCTGGGTGAGGTGGTCGAGAGAGGCAGCACTACGCTGGGAGTGGATCTGTCTGCCTTCAGCTTGCACTCGGCCATTTACTCCGCCCGGCCTGACGTCCGCTGCCTGCTGCATCTGCACACACCCGCCACTGCTGCT GTGTCAGCCATGAAGTGTGGCCTCCTCCCGCTATCCCACGAGGCCTTACTGGTGGGAGAGGTGGCCTATTATGATTACAATGGTGTgatggaagaggaggaagacAGAGTGGACCTGCAGAAGAGTCTGGGTCCAACGTGCAAG GTCCTGGTCCTGAGGAACCATGGCATTGTGGCTTTGGGGGAATCTGTGGAGGAAGCCTTCTACACCATCTACCACATCCAGTCTGCCTGCCAAATCCAG GTGTCAGCGCTGTGCTGTGCAGGAGGAGAGCAGAACCTCATCCTGCTGGACCGAACCGCACACAGACCCAACCCCACCGGCACCGTGGGCTGGGCCGGATCCACGTTCGGCCCCATGCACAAGAGCCGACTCGGAGAGCACGAATTCGAGGCACTCATGAGGACCCTCGACAACCTG GGCTACCGCACTGGCTATGCCTATCGCTTCCCCGTTCTGCTAGAACGCTCCAGAACCCGCAGAGAGGTGGAGGTCCCGGCCACCGTCACCTCCTTCAGCTTTGAGGAGGAGGGCAAACGGTCCCTCTCACGAGTTCAACCCCACGCCCAGAAACAGCAGCTGGAGAAAACACGGTGGCTCAACACCCCCAACACCTACCAGAAGGTCAACCAGGACCAGTCCAGCCCGGGACACCGCACCACG tGGCTGAGGACAGATGAAGTGACCCAAAGCAGTGGAACAGCCATTAAGATCGAAAACCCAAACCAGTTTGTCCCTCTCTTCACCAACCCTCAGGAGGTGCTGGAGACCAGAAATAAG ATCCGAGAGCAGAATCGTCAGGACATGAAGACGGCGGGACCTCAGTCTCAGTTATTAGCCAGCGTCATCACGGACAACAGCCCACCG TCTCCTGAGAAGGTGGAGCTTCCTTCGACCCCCGAGCCTGAGCCCCCCAACCCGTTTAACGAGCTGACGGATCAGGAGCTGGAGGAGTACCGTAAAGAAGTCCAGCGCAAACAGCTCGGCCAGGACG GTGGGGAGGAGGTGCTGAACGATGCAGGTACCCCCCCTGCGGCCTCCCCCACCAAACCCCCTCCCTCAG ACGGCGACACCACAGATGCGGTACAGAACGGAAAGGAGGAGGACGAGaagcagcaggaggagctggagaaagGACTGAAGGCCCTGACCACCAACGACACGTCGGAAAGCTCAcctttagccccgcccaccgCCCCGCCCGCAAAGCCCCCGGGCACCACTCCGGAGGGGTCCCCATCTAAGTCGCCCtccaagaagaagaagaagttcaAAGCTCCCTCGTTCCTGAAGAAAAGCAAGAAGCAGAAGGAGAAGGCCGAAACCTGA
- the add2 gene encoding beta-adducin isoform X2, whose translation MSSSPTPKGTPVQHSPVDGECMMMEAVQSPQPSTPTSGSKKRVSSILQSPSFREELDVLIQEQMKKGGSSSSLWALRQIADFMATYGSPAALPVSPSTVTMVTPINDLHGYEPGSMVKGERLMRCKLASVHRLLDLYGWAQLTSANLTMRISKEQEHFLVLPDGLSYGEVTASSLVKVNILGEVVERGSTTLGVDLSAFSLHSAIYSARPDVRCLLHLHTPATAAVSAMKCGLLPLSHEALLVGEVAYYDYNGVMEEEEDRVDLQKSLGPTCKVLVLRNHGIVALGESVEEAFYTIYHIQSACQIQVSALCCAGGEQNLILLDRTAHRPNPTGTVGWAGSTFGPMHKSRLGEHEFEALMRTLDNLGYRTGYAYRFPVLLERSRTRREVEVPATVTSFSFEEEGKRSLSRVQPHAQKQQLEKTRWLNTPNTYQKVNQDQSSPGHRTTWLRTDEVTQSSGTAIKIENPNQFVPLFTNPQEVLETRNKIREQNRQDMKTAGPQSQLLASVITDNSPPSPEKVELPSTPEPEPPNPFNELTDQELEEYRKEVQRKQLGQDDGDTTDAVQNGKEEDEKQQEELEKGLKALTTNDTSESSPLAPPTAPPAKPPGTTPEGSPSKSPSKKKKKFKAPSFLKKSKKQKEKAET comes from the exons ATGAGCAGTTCTCCCACCCCAAAAGGGACCCCGGTCCAGCATAGCCCGGTGGATGGAGAGTGCATGATGATGGAGGCGGTTCAGTCCCCCCAGCCGTCCACCCCGACCAGCGGCTCCAAGAAACGAGTGTCCAGCATCCTGCAGAGCCCT TCGTTCCGTGAGGAGCTGGATGTGTTGATTCAGGAGCAGATGAAGAAAGGAGGGAGCTCCTCCagtctttgggccctcagacagaTAGCTGATTTTATGGCTACTTACGGCTCTCCTGCCGCCCTGCCTGTATCGCCGTCTA CAGTAACCATGGTAACCCCTATAAACGACCTCCATGGCTATGAGCCCGGCTCTATGGTGAAGGGTGAAAGACTGATGCGCTGTAAACTGGCCAGTGTCCACCGCCTGCTGGACCTGTATGGCTGGGCCCAGCTCACCAGCGCTAACCTCACG ATGCGTATCAGTAAAGAGCAGGAGCACTTCCTGGTCCTGCCGGATGGTCTGTCCTATGGGGAGGTCACTGCGTCCAGCCTG GTGAAGGTGAATATTCTGGGTGAGGTGGTCGAGAGAGGCAGCACTACGCTGGGAGTGGATCTGTCTGCCTTCAGCTTGCACTCGGCCATTTACTCCGCCCGGCCTGACGTCCGCTGCCTGCTGCATCTGCACACACCCGCCACTGCTGCT GTGTCAGCCATGAAGTGTGGCCTCCTCCCGCTATCCCACGAGGCCTTACTGGTGGGAGAGGTGGCCTATTATGATTACAATGGTGTgatggaagaggaggaagacAGAGTGGACCTGCAGAAGAGTCTGGGTCCAACGTGCAAG GTCCTGGTCCTGAGGAACCATGGCATTGTGGCTTTGGGGGAATCTGTGGAGGAAGCCTTCTACACCATCTACCACATCCAGTCTGCCTGCCAAATCCAG GTGTCAGCGCTGTGCTGTGCAGGAGGAGAGCAGAACCTCATCCTGCTGGACCGAACCGCACACAGACCCAACCCCACCGGCACCGTGGGCTGGGCCGGATCCACGTTCGGCCCCATGCACAAGAGCCGACTCGGAGAGCACGAATTCGAGGCACTCATGAGGACCCTCGACAACCTG GGCTACCGCACTGGCTATGCCTATCGCTTCCCCGTTCTGCTAGAACGCTCCAGAACCCGCAGAGAGGTGGAGGTCCCGGCCACCGTCACCTCCTTCAGCTTTGAGGAGGAGGGCAAACGGTCCCTCTCACGAGTTCAACCCCACGCCCAGAAACAGCAGCTGGAGAAAACACGGTGGCTCAACACCCCCAACACCTACCAGAAGGTCAACCAGGACCAGTCCAGCCCGGGACACCGCACCACG tGGCTGAGGACAGATGAAGTGACCCAAAGCAGTGGAACAGCCATTAAGATCGAAAACCCAAACCAGTTTGTCCCTCTCTTCACCAACCCTCAGGAGGTGCTGGAGACCAGAAATAAG ATCCGAGAGCAGAATCGTCAGGACATGAAGACGGCGGGACCTCAGTCTCAGTTATTAGCCAGCGTCATCACGGACAACAGCCCACCG TCTCCTGAGAAGGTGGAGCTTCCTTCGACCCCCGAGCCTGAGCCCCCCAACCCGTTTAACGAGCTGACGGATCAGGAGCTGGAGGAGTACCGTAAAGAAGTCCAGCGCAAACAGCTCGGCCAGGACG ACGGCGACACCACAGATGCGGTACAGAACGGAAAGGAGGAGGACGAGaagcagcaggaggagctggagaaagGACTGAAGGCCCTGACCACCAACGACACGTCGGAAAGCTCAcctttagccccgcccaccgCCCCGCCCGCAAAGCCCCCGGGCACCACTCCGGAGGGGTCCCCATCTAAGTCGCCCtccaagaagaagaagaagttcaAAGCTCCCTCGTTCCTGAAGAAAAGCAAGAAGCAGAAGGAGAAGGCCGAAACCTGA
- the add2 gene encoding beta-adducin isoform X3 translates to MKKGGSSSSLWALRQIADFMATYGSPAALPVSPSTVTMVTPINDLHGYEPGSMVKGERLMRCKLASVHRLLDLYGWAQLTSANLTMRISKEQEHFLVLPDGLSYGEVTASSLVKVNILGEVVERGSTTLGVDLSAFSLHSAIYSARPDVRCLLHLHTPATAAVSAMKCGLLPLSHEALLVGEVAYYDYNGVMEEEEDRVDLQKSLGPTCKVLVLRNHGIVALGESVEEAFYTIYHIQSACQIQVSALCCAGGEQNLILLDRTAHRPNPTGTVGWAGSTFGPMHKSRLGEHEFEALMRTLDNLGYRTGYAYRFPVLLERSRTRREVEVPATVTSFSFEEEGKRSLSRVQPHAQKQQLEKTRWLNTPNTYQKVNQDQSSPGHRTTWLRTDEVTQSSGTAIKIENPNQFVPLFTNPQEVLETRNKIREQNRQDMKTAGPQSQLLASVITDNSPPSPEKVELPSTPEPEPPNPFNELTDQELEEYRKEVQRKQLGQDGGEEVLNDAGTPPAASPTKPPPSDGDTTDAVQNGKEEDEKQQEELEKGLKALTTNDTSESSPLAPPTAPPAKPPGTTPEGSPSKSPSKKKKKFKAPSFLKKSKKQKEKAET, encoded by the exons ATGAAGAAAGGAGGGAGCTCCTCCagtctttgggccctcagacagaTAGCTGATTTTATGGCTACTTACGGCTCTCCTGCCGCCCTGCCTGTATCGCCGTCTA CAGTAACCATGGTAACCCCTATAAACGACCTCCATGGCTATGAGCCCGGCTCTATGGTGAAGGGTGAAAGACTGATGCGCTGTAAACTGGCCAGTGTCCACCGCCTGCTGGACCTGTATGGCTGGGCCCAGCTCACCAGCGCTAACCTCACG ATGCGTATCAGTAAAGAGCAGGAGCACTTCCTGGTCCTGCCGGATGGTCTGTCCTATGGGGAGGTCACTGCGTCCAGCCTG GTGAAGGTGAATATTCTGGGTGAGGTGGTCGAGAGAGGCAGCACTACGCTGGGAGTGGATCTGTCTGCCTTCAGCTTGCACTCGGCCATTTACTCCGCCCGGCCTGACGTCCGCTGCCTGCTGCATCTGCACACACCCGCCACTGCTGCT GTGTCAGCCATGAAGTGTGGCCTCCTCCCGCTATCCCACGAGGCCTTACTGGTGGGAGAGGTGGCCTATTATGATTACAATGGTGTgatggaagaggaggaagacAGAGTGGACCTGCAGAAGAGTCTGGGTCCAACGTGCAAG GTCCTGGTCCTGAGGAACCATGGCATTGTGGCTTTGGGGGAATCTGTGGAGGAAGCCTTCTACACCATCTACCACATCCAGTCTGCCTGCCAAATCCAG GTGTCAGCGCTGTGCTGTGCAGGAGGAGAGCAGAACCTCATCCTGCTGGACCGAACCGCACACAGACCCAACCCCACCGGCACCGTGGGCTGGGCCGGATCCACGTTCGGCCCCATGCACAAGAGCCGACTCGGAGAGCACGAATTCGAGGCACTCATGAGGACCCTCGACAACCTG GGCTACCGCACTGGCTATGCCTATCGCTTCCCCGTTCTGCTAGAACGCTCCAGAACCCGCAGAGAGGTGGAGGTCCCGGCCACCGTCACCTCCTTCAGCTTTGAGGAGGAGGGCAAACGGTCCCTCTCACGAGTTCAACCCCACGCCCAGAAACAGCAGCTGGAGAAAACACGGTGGCTCAACACCCCCAACACCTACCAGAAGGTCAACCAGGACCAGTCCAGCCCGGGACACCGCACCACG tGGCTGAGGACAGATGAAGTGACCCAAAGCAGTGGAACAGCCATTAAGATCGAAAACCCAAACCAGTTTGTCCCTCTCTTCACCAACCCTCAGGAGGTGCTGGAGACCAGAAATAAG ATCCGAGAGCAGAATCGTCAGGACATGAAGACGGCGGGACCTCAGTCTCAGTTATTAGCCAGCGTCATCACGGACAACAGCCCACCG TCTCCTGAGAAGGTGGAGCTTCCTTCGACCCCCGAGCCTGAGCCCCCCAACCCGTTTAACGAGCTGACGGATCAGGAGCTGGAGGAGTACCGTAAAGAAGTCCAGCGCAAACAGCTCGGCCAGGACG GTGGGGAGGAGGTGCTGAACGATGCAGGTACCCCCCCTGCGGCCTCCCCCACCAAACCCCCTCCCTCAG ACGGCGACACCACAGATGCGGTACAGAACGGAAAGGAGGAGGACGAGaagcagcaggaggagctggagaaagGACTGAAGGCCCTGACCACCAACGACACGTCGGAAAGCTCAcctttagccccgcccaccgCCCCGCCCGCAAAGCCCCCGGGCACCACTCCGGAGGGGTCCCCATCTAAGTCGCCCtccaagaagaagaagaagttcaAAGCTCCCTCGTTCCTGAAGAAAAGCAAGAAGCAGAAGGAGAAGGCCGAAACCTGA